The proteins below are encoded in one region of Peptoniphilus sp. GNH:
- a CDS encoding Veg family protein produces MNQVEAIRRELRDNLGKRVIIKADKGRKKIITKRGVLEAVYPSLFVVNVESREERPRKTSFTYSDVLTHTVVLTILEEA; encoded by the coding sequence GTGAATCAGGTGGAAGCTATAAGACGTGAGCTAAGGGATAACCTTGGAAAGAGAGTCATTATAAAGGCTGACAAGGGAAGGAAGAAAATTATTACAAAAAGGGGTGTGCTGGAAGCAGTTTATCCGTCACTTTTTGTAGTGAATGTAGAAAGCAGAGAAGAAAGACCGAGAAAGACCTCTTTCACTTACTCAGATGTGCTGACCCATACAGTAGTGTTGACAATTTTAGAAGAAGCATAA
- a CDS encoding DUF4300 family protein, translating into MKKISLLIILTLFLFACKKFEAKFSNLGDEGVQGELEELFKANKIDNFDVIINNLKNFNSTNEEAIVKGWEDLKMGPTDPYKYNEDYSEKSSKLNCREVAALGILNSIDIKEADVKGSYLMFDKEDLETCAELKNVNKRKFYALFNEIEVPDTIKDPKAVKEYLQEALDKKNIVYKNGQVKLMLAYLHDKDSKSLFVGHAGLLFKKGKDYYFFEKLSSYEPYQLSKVRGEDEVAELFLSRYDLNDELGKPYVTVNGIVK; encoded by the coding sequence ATGAAAAAAATATCTTTACTTATAATTTTAACTTTATTTCTATTCGCATGCAAAAAGTTTGAAGCAAAGTTTTCCAATTTAGGAGATGAAGGAGTACAAGGAGAGCTTGAAGAGCTTTTTAAGGCTAATAAAATCGACAATTTTGATGTGATAATTAATAATTTAAAAAATTTTAACTCGACAAATGAAGAGGCTATAGTAAAGGGTTGGGAAGACCTAAAAATGGGTCCAACAGACCCTTATAAGTACAATGAGGACTACTCTGAAAAATCTAGCAAGTTAAATTGTAGAGAGGTCGCAGCTCTTGGTATTTTAAATTCAATAGACATAAAAGAAGCCGATGTAAAAGGATCTTATCTGATGTTTGATAAGGAAGATTTAGAAACTTGTGCAGAGCTAAAAAATGTAAACAAGAGAAAATTTTATGCTCTTTTTAATGAAATAGAAGTGCCAGATACAATAAAAGATCCAAAAGCTGTGAAAGAATATTTACAGGAAGCTTTGGATAAAAAAAATATAGTCTACAAAAATGGCCAAGTAAAATTGATGCTTGCCTACCTTCACGACAAGGATAGCAAGTCCCTATTTGTAGGTCATGCAGGTCTTCTTTTTAAAAAAGGAAAGGACTATTACTTCTTTGAAAAGTTGTCATCCTACGAGCCCTACCAACTTAGCAAGGTGCGGGGCGAAGATGAGGTGGCTGAGCTTTTTTTATCCAGATATGACCTAAACGATGAGCTCGGCAAACCCTATGTGACTGTAAATGGTATTGTAAAATAA
- a CDS encoding zinc dependent phospholipase C family protein: MASIYTHNRFGIEIIKSLNDNLRSIANTYRDLFLFGNQGPDLYFFNVLEGMKKDAPGTYIHDRPGKDFIAKNKNLLKDKGLDSPYGAYMMGSICHFILDSHIHPYVNALIKGDYSHLDIESELDRYYMLKDGLDPFKFDLDKLLPANSLAKYVFSFYDGYPHVTLKSTEKAIANFKRIKRIFKPTSLAKEKFFLTLLKLAGLSMFNGQVLRQVPFEEASNSNEILTKIFDNTLLEAPSLLKNALDFIFHDKTLDDKFNLNYNGVKI, from the coding sequence ATGGCTAGTATTTATACACACAATAGATTCGGCATAGAAATTATTAAGAGTCTAAATGATAATTTAAGGTCAATTGCAAATACTTACAGGGATCTTTTTTTATTTGGAAACCAAGGGCCGGATCTTTACTTTTTCAATGTTTTGGAAGGGATGAAAAAAGACGCCCCCGGCACCTATATTCATGATAGACCGGGTAAAGATTTTATAGCAAAGAATAAAAATTTATTAAAAGACAAGGGTCTTGATTCTCCATACGGAGCTTATATGATGGGTTCTATCTGCCATTTTATTTTGGATTCTCACATCCATCCTTATGTCAACGCCCTTATAAAGGGTGATTACTCCCATCTTGATATAGAATCAGAACTGGATAGGTACTATATGCTAAAAGATGGTCTTGATCCTTTTAAATTCGATCTGGACAAGCTTTTACCTGCAAACTCTTTGGCAAAATATGTCTTTTCCTTTTACGATGGCTATCCCCATGTGACTTTGAAGTCTACAGAAAAAGCAATCGCCAATTTTAAAAGAATAAAAAGAATTTTTAAGCCAACAAGCCTTGCAAAGGAAAAATTCTTTCTGACTTTACTTAAACTTGCTGGCCTTAGTATGTTTAATGGTCAAGTTTTAAGACAAGTCCCCTTTGAAGAAGCTAGTAATAGCAATGAGATTTTGACAAAAATATTTGACAATACACTCTTAGAAGCACCATCACTTTTAAAAAATGCTCTGGACTTTATCTTCCATGACAAGACCTTGGATGATAAGTTCAATTTAAATTATAACGGAGTTAAAATATGA
- the purD gene encoding phosphoribosylamine--glycine ligase: MGRVLVLGNGGREHAIADKLYREGHEIFMLGENPGLASFGKCVNLEKNEIVNFCKEEKIDLVFVGPEAYLVDGIVDLLEENGIRAFGARKNAAILEASKSFAKDFMKKYNIPTAKYETFTDYKKALSYVENTSFPTVIKADGIAAGKGVLISNNLDEAKLALKEIMLDKKFDEAGSKVVIEEFLEGEEFSLLAFVSGEKIAPMKIVQDHKRAYDNDKGLNTGGMGAYMPIKHISKKDIDEAIENIIRPTAKAMIKEKRPFKGVLFAGLMKTKDGIKTIEYNVRFGDPETEVLLLSLKSSLYDLANKVIDGEDFDLQWDDKSYIGVVMASKGYPESYAKGFEISGLDQVESKVFHMGTKIRDSKLLTNGGRVLIVCAEGNSLEEARAKAYKDIEKIKCENLFYRKDIGHLSLD; encoded by the coding sequence ATGGGTAGGGTTTTAGTTTTAGGCAATGGTGGGAGAGAGCATGCCATTGCAGATAAGTTATATAGAGAAGGCCATGAAATATTTATGCTCGGTGAAAATCCCGGCCTTGCTAGTTTTGGAAAATGTGTCAATTTAGAAAAAAATGAAATTGTAAATTTTTGCAAAGAAGAGAAAATTGACCTTGTTTTTGTTGGCCCTGAAGCCTATCTAGTAGATGGCATAGTAGACCTTTTAGAAGAAAATGGCATAAGGGCTTTCGGAGCGAGAAAAAATGCTGCCATATTAGAAGCGAGTAAGTCTTTTGCAAAAGATTTTATGAAAAAATACAATATACCTACTGCAAAATACGAAACTTTTACAGACTACAAGAAGGCTCTTTCATATGTGGAAAATACATCCTTTCCAACAGTCATAAAGGCTGATGGCATAGCTGCAGGCAAAGGCGTTTTGATTTCAAATAATCTTGATGAGGCAAAGCTTGCTTTAAAAGAGATTATGCTTGATAAAAAATTTGACGAGGCTGGTTCCAAGGTCGTGATAGAAGAATTTTTAGAAGGGGAAGAGTTTTCACTTTTGGCATTTGTATCAGGAGAAAAAATTGCCCCGATGAAGATTGTGCAAGACCACAAAAGGGCCTACGACAATGACAAAGGCTTAAATACTGGTGGCATGGGAGCTTATATGCCAATTAAGCACATAAGCAAAAAAGATATAGACGAGGCGATTGAAAATATTATAAGACCCACAGCCAAGGCCATGATAAAAGAAAAAAGACCCTTCAAGGGTGTGCTTTTTGCCGGACTTATGAAGACTAAAGATGGAATCAAGACAATAGAATACAATGTTCGCTTTGGAGATCCTGAAACAGAAGTTTTATTGTTATCACTTAAATCAAGTCTTTATGATTTAGCAAACAAGGTAATAGATGGAGAAGACTTTGATTTGCAATGGGATGATAAATCTTATATAGGTGTAGTCATGGCATCTAAGGGATATCCAGAGTCTTATGCCAAGGGTTTTGAAATTTCAGGTCTTGATCAAGTAGAATCAAAAGTTTTTCACATGGGAACAAAAATAAGAGATTCAAAATTATTAACAAATGGTGGCAGAGTGCTTATAGTCTGCGCAGAAGGCAACAGTTTAGAAGAAGCTAGAGCCAAGGCCTACAAGGACATAGAAAAGATAAAATGCGAAAATCTTTTTTACAGAAAAGACATAGGACACTTATCTTTAGACTGA
- a CDS encoding MFS transporter: protein MKEKLTSLEKKWIMYDVGNSAFILLATTVIPIVFKALAKGKLSDSTYLAYWGYAVSISTIIVALLGPSLGSIADRRKKKKAIFSVFVFLGLLGCFLLPFSKSWLLFLGLYVLAKVGFNGSLVFYDSMLTDITSEDRMDKVSSLGYAWGYIGSCIPFVISIAALSLFPKFGLKLSYAIVFSFLLTGIWWLIFTMPLFKSYEQKYFEESVHINVFKNLKSTIKEILLNKQILYFLISFFFYIDGVYTIINMATAYGSSLGLSSNGLMIALLVTQLVAFPCAIFFGRISKRKKTSSLLKICILAYTLIALYAIQLDKLYEFWVLAVGVGMFQGAIQALSRSYYAKIIPKEKSGEYFGIMDIFGKGASVIGTLLVSLISHLTGDQNKGIFAIAALFIFGYISFCYAAKENKEI from the coding sequence ATGAAAGAAAAATTGACCTCACTTGAAAAAAAGTGGATTATGTACGATGTAGGTAATTCCGCCTTTATACTTTTAGCTACCACAGTTATCCCCATAGTCTTTAAAGCCTTGGCAAAGGGGAAACTTTCCGACTCCACTTATCTTGCCTACTGGGGTTATGCTGTTAGTATATCCACTATAATCGTTGCCCTACTTGGTCCTAGTCTGGGTTCCATAGCCGATAGACGTAAAAAGAAAAAGGCAATTTTTTCCGTCTTTGTCTTTCTCGGTCTTTTGGGTTGCTTTTTGCTTCCATTTTCAAAGTCTTGGTTACTTTTCTTGGGACTTTATGTGCTTGCCAAGGTAGGCTTCAATGGCTCACTCGTCTTTTATGACTCCATGCTTACCGATATAACTTCAGAAGATAGGATGGACAAGGTTTCTTCTCTGGGATATGCCTGGGGCTATATAGGATCTTGTATTCCCTTTGTGATCTCCATAGCCGCTTTAAGTCTCTTCCCAAAATTTGGACTAAAGCTTTCCTATGCAATAGTATTTTCCTTTCTTCTTACTGGAATCTGGTGGCTTATTTTTACTATGCCCCTTTTCAAATCTTATGAGCAAAAGTATTTTGAAGAAAGCGTCCACATAAATGTCTTTAAAAATCTAAAAAGCACAATAAAAGAGATCCTACTTAACAAACAAATTTTATATTTTCTCATCTCCTTCTTTTTCTATATAGACGGAGTCTACACAATTATAAACATGGCAACAGCTTACGGTTCCTCCCTTGGTCTGTCCTCAAACGGACTTATGATTGCGCTTTTAGTTACACAACTGGTAGCCTTTCCCTGTGCAATCTTTTTCGGTAGGATTTCCAAGCGCAAAAAGACCTCATCTCTTTTGAAGATATGTATCCTTGCCTATACCTTAATTGCGCTTTATGCCATTCAGCTGGATAAATTATATGAATTTTGGGTGTTGGCAGTCGGTGTCGGCATGTTTCAAGGTGCCATCCAAGCCCTTTCAAGATCTTATTATGCTAAGATTATTCCAAAGGAGAAATCTGGCGAATACTTCGGTATTATGGATATCTTTGGCAAGGGAGCATCTGTTATCGGCACTCTTCTTGTAAGTCTTATATCGCATCTCACAGGAGATCAAAACAAGGGCATCTTTGCCATAGCTGCCCTTTTTATCTTTGGCTATATAAGTTTTTGTTATGCAGCTAAAGAAAATAAGGAAATATAA
- a CDS encoding DUF1648 domain-containing protein, whose amino-acid sequence MKQILIKTTLASLVLNFLIILIFYSKLPAQIAVHFDDAGNPNGYLRPSIYLLVIPFLAGIVNIAAVYRLKRLFAFTNTYFYYIAPLITLGLHAVILYRTLK is encoded by the coding sequence ATGAAACAAATTTTGATAAAAACTACCTTGGCAAGCCTTGTTTTGAATTTTTTAATAATTTTAATCTTCTACTCAAAGTTACCCGCTCAAATAGCAGTCCACTTTGATGATGCGGGAAATCCTAATGGCTATCTAAGACCAAGTATCTATCTATTAGTCATCCCATTTTTGGCAGGGATTGTAAATATTGCAGCAGTTTATAGACTAAAACGTCTTTTTGCCTTTACAAATACTTATTTCTATTACATCGCACCCCTAATCACCCTTGGCTTACATGCAGTTATTTTATATAGAACTCTAAAATAA
- the ispE gene encoding 4-(cytidine 5'-diphospho)-2-C-methyl-D-erythritol kinase — protein MKIFAPAKVNFGLKIVNKRSDGYHNIDTIMQSLDLYDELWLEKKDADIELSGMDNLSLEDNLIYKAWKKVCLKLNKNLGVRIKINKKIPMAAGLAGGSSDAAMAIRGLNEMYGLELSKSDMADILKGIGADLPFCIYTGTYRAGGIGERLKKLKNPNFNILLLNPGYEVSTKSAYENLEGVFEKSRMDDLEKALLNRDFKLLKESMANDLETYVLRMHPDLSQIKERMRAYKGISLLSGSGPTVFGIYEDEVSLNAAYTDLKRDYKLVFKTRTIDEI, from the coding sequence ATGAAAATTTTTGCTCCTGCCAAGGTAAACTTTGGCTTGAAAATTGTAAATAAGAGATCGGATGGCTACCACAACATAGACACAATTATGCAATCCTTGGACCTGTATGACGAGCTTTGGCTAGAGAAAAAAGATGCTGACATTGAGCTAAGTGGTATGGATAACTTATCTCTTGAGGACAACTTAATTTACAAGGCCTGGAAAAAAGTTTGCCTTAAATTAAATAAAAATCTTGGTGTGAGAATAAAGATAAATAAAAAGATTCCTATGGCAGCTGGTCTTGCCGGGGGCAGCAGCGATGCAGCTATGGCAATAAGAGGGCTAAATGAAATGTATGGCCTTGAACTTTCTAAATCTGATATGGCAGATATCTTAAAAGGAATTGGAGCAGATTTGCCTTTTTGTATTTACACAGGAACTTATAGGGCAGGTGGCATAGGAGAAAGGCTTAAAAAATTAAAAAACCCAAACTTTAATATCCTTTTATTAAATCCGGGATATGAGGTCTCCACTAAAAGTGCCTATGAAAATTTAGAAGGTGTATTTGAGAAAAGCCGCATGGATGATTTGGAAAAGGCCCTTTTAAATAGAGATTTTAAACTTCTAAAAGAATCAATGGCAAATGATTTGGAAACTTATGTATTGAGGATGCACCCGGATTTGTCACAGATAAAGGAGAGAATGAGGGCTTATAAAGGAATAAGCCTCTTGTCAGGGTCTGGGCCCACAGTGTTTGGAATATATGAAGATGAAGTGAGCTTAAATGCAGCCTACACGGATCTGAAAAGGGATTATAAGCTTGTCTTCAAGACAAGGACAATAGATGAGATATGA
- the rlmH gene encoding 23S rRNA (pseudouridine(1915)-N(3))-methyltransferase RlmH — MKIIIICVGKIKDQYIKDGIEEFKKRLTPYSELEVVEVADEPCPENYSTLQELEVRAKEADRILEKLSKDSYVMALDIRGKKYNSVEFAKKIKAIQLGGKSSIDFIIGGSTGLHEKINQKANSDISFSDMTFPHGLMRLILVEQIYRAFRIINNHPYHK; from the coding sequence ATGAAAATAATAATAATATGTGTTGGAAAAATAAAAGACCAATATATAAAAGACGGAATTGAAGAATTTAAAAAGAGATTGACTCCTTATAGCGAATTAGAAGTGGTTGAAGTAGCAGACGAGCCTTGCCCAGAAAATTACAGCACTTTGCAAGAACTAGAGGTAAGAGCAAAAGAAGCTGACAGGATTTTGGAAAAACTCTCTAAGGATTCTTATGTAATGGCCCTAGATATAAGAGGAAAAAAATATAACTCGGTTGAATTTGCCAAAAAAATAAAAGCTATTCAGCTAGGAGGCAAGTCCTCCATAGATTTTATAATAGGCGGCTCCACAGGGCTTCATGAAAAAATAAATCAAAAGGCAAACTCGGACATATCTTTTTCAGATATGACCTTCCCCCATGGTCTTATGAGATTGATTCTTGTAGAACAAATTTATAGAGCATTTAGGATTATAAATAACCATCCATATCACAAATAA
- a CDS encoding ABC transporter ATP-binding protein gives MLSIKNLNKSYGKKQILYDVNIDIEAGDIYGFIGKNGAGKTTTIKCVVGLNDYKKGEIYVNGINIKTDPLKAKSVMAYIPDNPELYEFMRGTEYLNFIANVYDLSEEKRKSNIEKYLKIFDLEDAIKDFISSYSHGMKQKLALIAALMHEPKLLILDEPFVGLDPTATHYLKEEFKEMVKSGAAIFFSTHVLEVAQSLCNKISILKDGRIIAQGDTKEVTEKASLEDIFMELMKNEI, from the coding sequence TCCTACGGAAAAAAACAAATCCTCTATGATGTAAATATAGATATCGAAGCTGGTGACATCTACGGATTTATTGGCAAAAATGGTGCTGGCAAGACTACAACTATAAAATGTGTAGTTGGTTTAAATGATTATAAGAAAGGCGAGATTTATGTAAATGGCATAAATATAAAAACAGACCCCTTAAAGGCGAAAAGTGTAATGGCTTATATCCCTGATAACCCCGAACTTTATGAGTTTATGAGGGGAACTGAATATCTAAACTTCATAGCCAATGTCTATGATTTGTCCGAAGAAAAACGCAAGTCCAATATAGAAAAATACTTGAAAATTTTTGATCTCGAAGATGCCATCAAAGATTTTATCTCGTCATATTCTCACGGTATGAAACAAAAGCTTGCTCTTATAGCTGCTCTTATGCATGAGCCCAAACTTCTAATTCTAGATGAGCCTTTTGTCGGTCTAGACCCTACTGCCACTCACTACTTAAAAGAAGAATTTAAGGAGATGGTAAAATCTGGTGCAGCCATATTTTTCTCTACCCATGTTCTGGAAGTGGCTCAAAGCCTTTGCAATAAAATATCCATATTAAAAGACGGAAGGATCATTGCCCAAGGCGATACCAAAGAGGTCACAGAAAAAGCCTCCCTAGAAGACATATTCATGGAGTTGATGAAAAATGAGATTTGA
- the purH gene encoding bifunctional phosphoribosylaminoimidazolecarboxamide formyltransferase/IMP cyclohydrolase, protein MRKALISVSDKTGVDEFARGLIENGFEIISTGGTLKYLKDKGIACMDIADYTGFSEILEGRVKTLHPKVHGGLLAKRDQKSHQKELKDNNIDYIDLICVNLYPFFETLKKAGVSDEEIIENIDIGGPSMLRSAAKNYKFVTVVTDIKDYEKVLKELRENKDTSLETRQRLAFKVFKKTSEYDAMIAKYFEKKIGIEDTDLSLHFKLKDELRYGENPHQKARHYISDEKVSYAMQDAIQLHGKKMSYNNIQDASAALDILQEFDQTVCVALKHMNPCGVALGKDVYEAYTRAYEADPVSIFGGIVAINGKIDKKTAEKMHEIFLEIILAEDYEEEALEILKEKKNLRIYKIPKKIDKEPLLIKSVRGGILVQDYDDKLYDKFEVITEKKPNEAEIKDMEFGYKIVKHIKSNAVVVVKNGQTLGVGAGQMNRVGSCKIAFEQAGAKAEGAVLASDAFFPYSDSVELASKYKISSVIQPGGSIRDQESIDACNRHNIAMVFTGMRHFKH, encoded by the coding sequence ATGAGAAAGGCTTTAATAAGTGTGAGCGACAAGACGGGAGTAGATGAGTTTGCAAGAGGACTTATAGAAAACGGATTTGAAATCATATCTACGGGTGGCACCTTGAAATATTTGAAGGATAAAGGCATAGCCTGCATGGACATAGCAGATTACACAGGATTTTCTGAAATACTAGAAGGCAGAGTAAAAACTCTACATCCCAAGGTGCATGGTGGGCTTTTAGCTAAAAGAGATCAAAAAAGTCACCAAAAAGAATTAAAAGACAATAACATAGACTACATTGATTTGATTTGCGTAAACTTATATCCATTTTTTGAAACTCTAAAAAAAGCTGGTGTTAGCGATGAGGAAATTATAGAAAATATAGATATCGGCGGTCCGTCTATGCTAAGGTCAGCTGCAAAAAATTATAAATTTGTAACAGTAGTAACAGATATAAAGGATTATGAAAAAGTCCTTAAAGAGCTTAGAGAAAATAAGGACACTTCGCTTGAAACAAGACAAAGACTAGCTTTTAAAGTATTCAAAAAAACTTCTGAATATGACGCTATGATTGCCAAGTATTTTGAGAAAAAAATAGGCATAGAAGATACAGATTTAAGTCTACATTTCAAATTAAAAGATGAATTGAGATATGGCGAAAACCCACACCAAAAAGCAAGACACTATATTTCAGACGAAAAAGTTTCTTATGCAATGCAAGATGCCATCCAACTTCATGGCAAAAAGATGTCCTATAATAACATCCAAGATGCATCGGCAGCTCTTGATATCCTTCAAGAATTCGATCAAACAGTTTGCGTAGCTCTAAAGCATATGAATCCTTGTGGAGTTGCCCTTGGGAAAGATGTCTACGAAGCCTATACTAGAGCCTATGAAGCAGATCCAGTTTCAATTTTTGGCGGCATAGTTGCAATAAATGGCAAGATAGACAAAAAAACTGCTGAAAAAATGCACGAAATTTTCCTTGAAATTATTTTGGCAGAAGACTATGAAGAAGAGGCTCTAGAAATTTTAAAAGAAAAGAAAAATCTAAGAATATATAAAATACCTAAAAAAATAGACAAAGAACCCCTGCTTATAAAATCTGTAAGAGGTGGCATTCTGGTACAAGATTATGATGACAAATTGTACGACAAGTTTGAAGTAATAACCGAAAAAAAACCAAACGAGGCAGAAATAAAGGATATGGAATTTGGTTACAAGATAGTAAAGCACATCAAATCAAACGCTGTTGTTGTAGTTAAAAATGGCCAAACTCTAGGAGTGGGGGCAGGACAAATGAACAGGGTCGGTTCATGTAAGATTGCCTTCGAACAAGCGGGTGCCAAGGCCGAGGGAGCAGTGCTTGCATCTGATGCTTTCTTCCCATATTCTGACAGTGTTGAGCTTGCAAGCAAGTACAAAATATCGAGTGTAATCCAACCTGGTGGCTCAATTAGAGATCAAGAGTCAATAGATGCGTGCAACCGTCACAACATCGCCATGGTATTTACAGGCATGCGCCATTTTAAACACTAA
- the purN gene encoding phosphoribosylglycinamide formyltransferase gives MKNIAVFASGNGTNFEALADDKEIRKLAEIKILICDNPKAKVIERAKKRNINVFTLNPKDYASKEDYEKEFLDHLVDVDYIFLAGYMRILSPYFLENFSGKVINIHPSLLPLYKGKDSIKRAYEAGEEYIGVSIHFVNEEVDGGKIIIQDKLRVDYDKSLDEVTEEIHKLEHKLYTKTAAKILREEL, from the coding sequence ATGAAAAATATAGCCGTATTTGCAAGCGGTAATGGGACAAACTTCGAGGCTCTAGCCGATGATAAAGAGATTAGAAAATTAGCAGAGATAAAAATTTTAATCTGTGACAATCCTAAGGCTAAGGTCATAGAAAGGGCGAAGAAAAGAAACATAAATGTGTTTACTCTAAATCCTAAGGACTATGCTTCAAAAGAAGACTATGAGAAAGAATTTTTAGATCATCTAGTAGATGTGGATTACATTTTTTTGGCTGGCTATATGAGGATTTTATCTCCTTATTTTTTGGAAAATTTTTCTGGAAAAGTCATTAATATCCACCCTTCTCTGCTGCCTCTTTATAAGGGCAAGGATTCTATAAAAAGAGCCTATGAGGCAGGGGAAGAATACATTGGAGTGAGCATACATTTTGTAAATGAAGAAGTTGATGGGGGCAAGATAATAATTCAGGACAAGCTAAGGGTTGATTATGACAAATCCTTGGATGAAGTGACAGAAGAGATTCACAAGCTGGAGCACAAATTATATACAAAGACTGCAGCGAAAATTTTGAGGGAGGAATTATGA